The region CGAAAAGCGGGTAAACATATCTACGTGCCACCCCAGTCTGGCGAGTGCTTCGCCCACTTGACGCACATAGACGTTTTGTCCGCCAGCTTCTTCCTTACCGATTTCAATTGCTGGATCGCCGTGAACAGAGATCAAAGCGATGTGCTGTTTGATAGTGGAAACCATAGGTTTAGTAAGTGTGGGGATGCAACGACATTGAGGACGAAAGCTCGATCGCATAGTTCTGTTCGATCGAAAAGAGTGAAATCTCAGAGACCCTTTTAGTTAAAGGGTAGGTATTTAGCCGGAGGGGATCATCTTCTACCGGACTGATGTCTCACGCCCCCCACCCTCAGTCTTTGGGATGATCGTGCCCCCACTTGGGTCATTGCAGGTACTGCGGGTGCGGATTTTTTCAGATCTCGATCGCAAAAGACTATACTTTCTCTAAATGCTGTGCTAATATAAATTTCTGTCACCCTGGAGAGGTGGCTGAGTGGTCGAAAGCGGCAGATTGCTAATCTGTTGTACGGCAGGTAACTCCGTACCGAGGGTTCGAATCCCTCCCTCTCCGTATTCAAAGATCGAAAGTCAAAACTAAAACAGATATATATTATTGCTCGTCAATCGCACTTCGTCGTGGAATAGGCTCGATCGCTTGCCCAAAATCATCGGAAGAAATGCGTTTAAAACCCATTTTTTGTGATTGGCGCTAGATTTTAACCTGATTTTTCCCTAGAAGTGCGATCGGCAAACTCGCGAGCGGATTCATATACCATAAATTTCCCGATTTGGGATACTGGCAGTGTAAAATGTGACAATTCTGTTGCAAAACAGAATATAAATGTAATATTTTATGCAACCCTTTTGTTGCGGATTGTTGAGGATTGGAATAAGAAATGAGTAAATCGGCTAAAAAGAGAAGTTTCAAGTACAGCAAAGCTCTAGCTCTAGCTTTTATCGCACTGGGCACAGGTTTTGTCACCGCTGCTTGTCAAAACACCAGCAGCACTAACACCAGTTCGACCCCGACAGCCCCCGCCCCCAATAGCACCACAGCTGCGGTCAGCCAAACCTCAGTCACCACAACCGCAGCTACCAACGCCAAAGGACTAAAAATCGGCACCCTGCTACCCGCCACCGGTGACCTATCTTCGATCGGACAGGGGATGATTGCTGCTGTACCTTTGTTAGTCGAAACCGTCAACAAATGCGGTGGCGTCAACGGTCAACCCGTTACCCTCATTTCCGAAGACGACCAAACCAAACCAGAAGCCGGTGCTGCCGGGATGACCAAGCTAGCAGAAGCCGACAAAGTAGCTGGTGTAGTCGGTTCCTTTGCCAGCAGCGTTTCCACTGCTGCCGTGGATATTGCAGTGCGGAACAAAGTCATGCTCATCTCTCCTGGTAGCACCAGTCCCGTCTTTACTACAGCTGCAAAAGAAGGCAAATATCAAGGTTATTGGGCACGCACCGCACCACCCGACACCTATCAAGCGCAAGCTTTGGCCAAACTCGCCAGCGAAAAAGGCTTCAAGCGAGTTTCCACCGTCGTTATTAATAATGATTACGGCGTCGGTTTTGAAAAAGAATTTGTGCAAGCATTCAAAAAACTGGGTGGAACCGTTGTCAACGAAAGCAAGCCGACCCGCTACGACCCCAAAGCCACTACATTTGATACCGAAGCAGCCAGTGCCTTTGCCGGTAAGCCGGATGCCGTAGTTGCCGTTCTGTACGAAGACACGGGCAGTTTATTGCTCAAAGCTGCTGCCGAGCAAGGTGTGAGTAAAGGAGTAACGGTGATGCTCACCGATGGCGTTTACTCGCCACAGTTTCCCGGAAAGGTGGGCAAAACCAGCAACGATAAGTTTATCCTGGGTGGAGCAGTAGGCACAGTTCCCGGTGCCAACGGCCAATCTCTAGCCGATTTTACCAAATTATGGAAAGAGAAGAAAGGTACAGAAGTAGGTGCTTTTGTGCCCCACTCTTGGGATGCGGCGGCTTTGTTAGTGCTAGCAGCAGAAGCAGCTAAGTCCAATACAGGGGAAGGCATCAAGAGCAAAATCAGAGATGTTGCCAATGCGCCAGGGGAAGAAGTCAGCGATGTCTGCAAAGCACTGGAATTAGTGCGCCAAGGTAAAGATATTAACTATCAAGGAACCAGCAGCAACGTGGATATTGACGAAAACGGTGATGTTGTGGGCAGTTACGATGTTTGGGCGGTCAAAGACGATGGCAAACTGGAAGTTACTGGTAAAGTAAGTCCTCAGTAGCGATCGCCGCATTTCTCAAATACTTGGAATACAGTCAGGTGGGTGAGCGTACAACCGTCATGCACCCACCTATTTTGCATCAACAAGATCCCTTTTGACCGCTCAATAAAAAAACAAACAAAAAATCCCCCATAACTCCAAATACAGAATTATGGGGAATGAAAAATTGACTTTCAATAAGCTGCAATTTGAGGGTTAACAGCAAATCAGAAGACAGATATTACTAGAATCGGAATCCAGTACCGAAGTTATAGCCAATGCCCAACATGATACCCAAGTCAGTCGTATCGATAAAGCCCGCCGTTACAGCAGCTGTAGCCGTAAATTGATTGCTGATTGGCACATCGACACCCCCAGTCAGAGCAAAGCCAAGATTGCTATCTCCATCAGTGGAAATAATGACTCCAGCACCAACGTAAGGAGCAAAGTTGATTCTTTGAAAAGGTTCCGCCGCGATGGGAAAATCGTAAGTTACTGGAATGATGAAGTCGGTGTCATCGCCTATCACTACGGAAGGGCGCACCGAAAAGACTCTTGTCAGTCCGATTTTACTGAAAATCGTAAAGCCACTATCGCCCAAAGCGGTGTCTCCCGTCAAACCCAAATTACCGCCGACACCGAGATAGCTAGACCCAGAACGAGTGGCGCGACCCGGTTCCAATTCGGCTTGAGCCACCCGCTGGCCTTTTTTAGCTGGTGCGTTTGCTGGTGCTGTTTGGCGAGATGCAGACCGACCGAATAGAGCTGAAGCTGAAGTTTCTGCTGTACCTGGAGCTGGCTGCTTTTTTGCCGTATCATCTGATGTTATCGCCGATTCCTCAAGCAGATTGTATAGCCCAGAGCTGTATAATTCGCTCTGAAGCGCGGGTGAGTTGCTTAAGGATTCTGACTGCGACAGTTGAGTCTGAGTCACGGCAAAGTTGGAACCGCGATCGATCGCAGCGGGTGCGGTGACCGTAGGTTGGGCTATAGCAGGCAAGCCGCTACTTACACCTGCGATCGCTGCCAAACTCACAAAGAAAACACTACGTTGAAAAGGATTCGTATTCACATTCACTCCTCGACAAAGATCGGGACAATAGTTAATCCCAGCGAAATTTTATATCAGAATTTAATCCTAGTATCGGTGACAGGTATAGCCGCACTCAGGAAAATGATGTACTTGCAGGCTCAAATCCTTGGGAGTATGAGCTACACAGTTCGGGAAAGTTTGGCTTTTGATGCTTCGACTTGTGCAAAATACACCTCTTGCTTCCAGCACAGCATTGACTGTATTGCGCTCAAGAGTTGCCAATCTTCGCGATATTAGATGGCTCGATTGGCGCAGATCCGATCCGACTGCAACCGAAAAAAGGCATACAGACGCGAGTTGTTCGGCCTAATGCTAAATATACAAGAAAATCCGCAGTAGCGACCTCTATAGTTCGGATGATTGTGCGGTAACCCCATAAAAAAGCAGCTTTAGGCTCTTTTTCCACTTTCCTGTGTGGAGAGACTTTCGGGCCAATATCTGCCAACCGCAGACCGCAGCAGCGAAGCGCTTACATTTCGCCAGCATCAGCTTCGTCCACTGCACCAGCTACTTGACGAGAAACAAAAGGCAAAATCGCTTTGTTTTTACTGTGTGCCCTTCCTTCTGTAAATAC is a window of Aerosakkonema funiforme FACHB-1375 DNA encoding:
- a CDS encoding ABC transporter substrate-binding protein; this encodes MSKSAKKRSFKYSKALALAFIALGTGFVTAACQNTSSTNTSSTPTAPAPNSTTAAVSQTSVTTTAATNAKGLKIGTLLPATGDLSSIGQGMIAAVPLLVETVNKCGGVNGQPVTLISEDDQTKPEAGAAGMTKLAEADKVAGVVGSFASSVSTAAVDIAVRNKVMLISPGSTSPVFTTAAKEGKYQGYWARTAPPDTYQAQALAKLASEKGFKRVSTVVINNDYGVGFEKEFVQAFKKLGGTVVNESKPTRYDPKATTFDTEAASAFAGKPDAVVAVLYEDTGSLLLKAAAEQGVSKGVTVMLTDGVYSPQFPGKVGKTSNDKFILGGAVGTVPGANGQSLADFTKLWKEKKGTEVGAFVPHSWDAAALLVLAAEAAKSNTGEGIKSKIRDVANAPGEEVSDVCKALELVRQGKDINYQGTSSNVDIDENGDVVGSYDVWAVKDDGKLEVTGKVSPQ